One stretch of Aquimarina sp. Aq107 DNA includes these proteins:
- a CDS encoding M48 family metallopeptidase, with product MTSNTLFQLLIAIIIIVFLIDSLLDILNARHYNNEIPDELSDVYPEDEYQKSIAYKKANYKFKLISSLVSLCIMLLFFYLDGFAWVDNIARSFSNNSIIVGLLFFGIIMISSDILSTPAAYYKTFIIEEQFGFNKTTIKTFFIDKIKGIIMMIIVGGGLLALIMWFYEITGKYFWVYAWALISIFTLAMNMFYAKLIVPLFNKQTPLEPGELRDTIQEYSNNVGFQLRDIFVIDGSKRSTKANAYFSGLGSEKRITLYDTLIKDLNKEEIVAVLAHEVGHYKKRHVIMNLLLSILLTGVTLWFLSLFIANPLLSEALGVEIPSFHIGLVAFGILYSPISEITGLIMNVVSRAFEYQADDYAKSSYDGEALINSLKKLSKNNLSNLTPHPAMVFIHYSHPTLLQRIKNIRK from the coding sequence ATGACGTCAAACACGCTCTTTCAACTATTGATTGCTATTATTATAATAGTATTTCTAATAGATTCTTTACTGGATATTTTAAACGCCAGACATTACAATAACGAAATCCCTGATGAACTCTCTGATGTTTACCCAGAAGATGAGTATCAAAAATCAATAGCCTATAAAAAGGCTAATTACAAGTTTAAGCTAATATCTTCTTTAGTTTCTTTATGCATCATGCTTTTATTCTTTTACTTAGATGGTTTTGCTTGGGTAGATAATATCGCCAGAAGTTTTTCAAACAACTCTATTATTGTTGGACTTCTATTTTTTGGTATTATAATGATCAGTAGTGATATTCTATCGACACCTGCTGCATATTATAAAACCTTTATTATAGAAGAACAATTCGGGTTTAATAAAACAACTATTAAAACTTTTTTTATTGATAAAATCAAAGGGATTATTATGATGATCATTGTTGGAGGTGGTCTTTTAGCATTAATTATGTGGTTTTATGAAATTACCGGAAAATATTTTTGGGTCTATGCCTGGGCATTAATTTCTATTTTTACATTAGCTATGAATATGTTCTATGCTAAATTGATAGTTCCATTGTTTAATAAACAAACACCTTTAGAACCAGGTGAGTTAAGAGATACAATTCAAGAATATTCTAATAACGTTGGTTTTCAATTAAGAGATATTTTTGTAATTGATGGATCAAAAAGAAGTACTAAAGCGAATGCTTATTTTTCTGGTTTAGGAAGTGAAAAAAGAATCACATTATATGACACACTGATTAAAGACCTTAACAAAGAAGAAATTGTAGCGGTTCTAGCTCACGAAGTTGGGCACTATAAAAAACGTCATGTAATCATGAATCTTCTTTTATCAATTTTACTCACAGGAGTAACACTATGGTTTTTATCTTTATTTATTGCAAACCCACTTCTTTCAGAAGCATTAGGTGTAGAAATACCTTCATTTCATATTGGACTAGTTGCTTTTGGAATCTTGTATAGCCCAATATCTGAGATAACTGGACTTATTATGAATGTTGTTTCTAGAGCTTTTGAATACCAAGCAGATGACTATGCTAAAAGCTCTTATGATGGTGAAGCCTTAATAAATAGTTTAAAAAAATTATCAAAAAATAACTTAAGTAATCTGACACCACATCCTGCTATGGTGTTCATTCATTACTCACATCCAACTCTTTTACAAAGGATTAAAAATATACGTAAATAA